A genomic stretch from Arachis stenosperma cultivar V10309 chromosome 3, arast.V10309.gnm1.PFL2, whole genome shotgun sequence includes:
- the LOC130969224 gene encoding uncharacterized protein LOC130969224, with protein MDLCAFQVKNLFHASSFCHRPISSSNGGRAGISSLRVGDGRVFDKFCCDRYRPFLVTASGKKNPDNSSSSDNGEESIPEGDGIRGSNSSDGDKSDGSTEKSHHPTNLDWREFRAKLYRDELKEESESDAQNQGGILYNSKNLATKWAHPIPVPETGCVLVATEKLDGVRTFERTVVLLLRSGSRHPQEGPFGIVINRPLHKKIKHMKPTNHDLLTTFSDCSLHFGGPLEASMFLLKSGEKLKVPGFEEVIPGVCFGARNSLDDAAALVKKGVLKAQDFRFFVGYAGWQLDQLRDEIESDYWYVAACSSSLLSSALSDSSENLWEEILQLMGGHYSELSRKPKQDM; from the exons ATGGATCTGTGTGCCTTTCAAGTCAAAAACCTCTTCCACGCGAGCTCCTTTTGCCACAGACCCATTTCCTCGTCCAATGGGGGAAGAGCGGGGATTTCTTCTTTAAGAGTTGGAGATGGACGAGTCTTTGACAAGTTTTGCTGCGATCGCTATCGACCGTTTCTTGTCACTGCTTCTGGCAAGAAGAATCCTGACAACTCCTCTTCTTCAG ATAATGGTGAAGAGTCTATTCCAGAAGGAGATGGCATTAGAGGCAGCAATTCTTCTGATGGTGACAAATCAGACGGCAGTACTGAGAAATCTCATCATCCCACTAATTTGGATTGGCGCGAATTCAGAGCAAAGCTATATAGAGATGAGCTG AAAGAAGAATCAGAATCTGACGCTCAAAATCAAGGTGGGATATTGTACAATTCCAAGAATCTTGCCACAAAGTGGGCTCATCCTATTCCTGTACCAGAGACTGGCTGTGTGCTTGTGGCAACagaaaaacttgatggtgtccGCACCTTTGAAAGAACTGTTGTCCTCCTTCTCAGATCTGGAAGTAGACACCCACAAGAAGGGCCTTTTGGAATTGTCATCAATCGTCCTCTTCACAAAAAGATTAAACATATGAAGCCTACTAATCACGACCTTCTAACCACCTTTTCTGATTGTTCTCTGCATTTTGGTGGACCTCTTGAGGCGAGCATGTTTTTACTAAAATCAGGGGAGAAGTTGAAGGTTCCAGGTTTTGAAGAGGTAATACCGGGAGTATGCTTTGGAGCTCGAAACAGTTTGGATGATGCTGCAGCCCTTGTGAAGAAGGGGGTTCTCAAAGCTCAAGATTTCAGATTTTTTGTTGGTTACGCTGGATGGCAGTTGGATCAGTTGAGGGACGAGATAGAGTCAGATTATTGGTATGTGGCTGCATGTAGCTCAAGTTTGCTTTCTAGTGCTTTGTCGGATTCTTCAGAGAATTTGTGGGAAGAGATTTTGCAGCTAATGGGTGGTCATTACTCAGAATTGAGCCGGAAACCAAAGCAAGATATGTAG
- the LOC130966113 gene encoding uncharacterized protein LOC130966113 produces the protein MTKLRKREVLVVWTSECGKSFQTLKEKLTPAPVIILPEPHEPFEVYRDASLKGLSCVLMQHRNVVAYASRQLRPNEVNYPTHDLELAAIVFALKIWKHHRYGVRFSVYF, from the coding sequence ATGACTAAGTTGAGAAAAAGGGAAGTGCTAGTTGTGTGGACATCGGAGTGTGGAAAGAGTTTCCAAACTTTGAAGGAGAAGTTAACTCCAGCACCTGTTATAATCTTGCCGGAACCGCATGAACCGTTCGAAGTATACCGTGATGCTTCTTTGAAGGGTTTAAGTTGCGTGTTGATGCAACACCGGAATGTGGTGGCTTACGCATCGCGTCAGCTGAGACCGAATGAAGTAAACTATCCAACTCATGACTTGGAATTAGCGGCGATTGTGTTTGCACTAAAGATTTGGAAGCACCATCGGTATGGAGTGAGGTTTAGCGTCTATTTCTGA